From the genome of Thermoproteales archaeon:
TTCATGGTGTTTACGAGCTTTGGATACTATGGATTAGAAGATGATTTTAAGATTCTTAAATCGATTTCCAAAGCACTCAAAGATAATGGTAGGTTTCTCTTGGATATATGGAATCCCTATAGAACTTTCCAAAAATATGCGGAAGCCTCGAGAAATTGGTGGGTTGCAAACAATATACTTGTGATAGAGGAAACAAGCTATGATTATCTAACTGGTTTCGTTAACAGCCTTAGAAAATTCTTCAAGAAAGGGGTTGAAATAGGAGAAAGAAAATTTAGCGTAAAAGTCTATATGCCGTGGGAGATAAAGAATATGATGTTGAAAGCAGGTTTCCAAGACGTGGCGTTCATGGGGGGCTTAGACGGCTTAAAATTTGAAATAGGCTCTAGGAGAATGGTAATACTAGCTAAAAAATAAAATTAAATAAGTTTGATCAGATCCTGAGCATCATATACTTGTATATCCTTGTAAAAATCTTGTTCCTTTTCTTTAGTTATAAATATCTTAGAACCTGGAAGATTTTCTGTCTTAATATAGAATTTTCTTAGATCTTGTTTTGAATACTTACCCCACTTAACCTCACCAACTGCTAAAATTTTATTCCTTAGAGTTATGATAAAATCGATTTCAGGGTCCAGCGAGTATTCTCTTCTTCCTTTAAAATAGCAAGCAAACAGATCAGCAATGAAATCTTCTACTTCAAGTCTAATAATATTCTCAAGTGTAGGCTTTACCTCGTCTAAGCTTACCTCTCTTTCAGATACATCATATTTACTTTCTAAATAGTAAAAAGTTTCCATTATTGGCGATTTCAATCTATAATATTTTCTCCTCGTTTTAAATAGCTTTATGCCTTCTACCAAATCCATATCCATTAAGTTTTTTATAAAGCCGCTCACGTAGGAACTGCTGGGTTCCTTTATAATCCTTTTAGCGTATAATATTCCAACGATATCTTTTACTTTCCATACTCTTGAGCCTAAAAGAGAGAGAATTGCCTCGTAAGTTCTAGTTAATGTTCTTTCCTCTTCGAAGAATACCTCTCCAATAAGAGCTTTGACTGTTTGCCAATATTTGCATGAATACCTATAAATAAACGATACTATATCTTCGCCGTTGTATAGAGGGATAAGCCAGGGATCTCGCATGTAACTAGCTAATTCAAGCGATTTTACAGGATCGTAGCTTTTAACGAGTGTCGAAAATATATTGACCGGGCGTATCAGAGATAATTTATAAGGTGTAAAAAAACCAAGTAGCGGAGATTTAGGTTCAAAAAATTTCCTTACTATGCCTAGTGAAGATCCTGAAAGTATAAGTCTTCCTTTAGGATAGAAACATGTTAAATCTTCCAGGATATGCTCGGGTAATCTCTGAAATTCATCTATAACGACCACATAATCTTTTTCCAAAAGATTGCCTACCTTATTGGTAAAATCTTCCATTTTTTGTATTTCAACATTTTCAGTTCTTAAAGATAAATCTCTTCTTACAGTAATGTAGGCATCCCACTTAACGAAATTCTTCAAGAGAAAAGTTTTGCCTACTTTTCTCCTTCCATATAAAAGAATCCAGCCTTTAATGGAGTTTATTTCCTCTACTTCATCTCTAACTACAGTTAGATAATACATATTATCTAATCATAGTTATTATATATTTAAATTTATCTACAATTGTATTAATAATAAGTATGTTTATGGTCTAAATCCTTTCATTATAGCTACGAATAATGAAGTTGCTAAAATATCAGCCGTAGACCCAGGGTTTACGTTTTTACTTGTAAGTTCTTTATCTAATTTTTTAAGGGCGATTTTTCCTTCTCTTGTCTTTAAACCGCCAAGTTCAAGTATTTTTCGTGCTTTGAAAGAATATTTTCTAGCCTCTTTCAAACCAATTTTAACGGCCTCCCTTATGTTCGACGTTTTTCTTAAACCGATTTTTCTAGCTATTAAAGTATCAGGTTTTAAAGATAAAAGCTTAAGAAATGTATGAACTATAGCAATGTTAACGTTGCCTGTTTCTTTATAGAATTTTTCAAACGCTGGACAGCCTACATAGAAAACCGTTTCTAGATCATTAACAAATTCCCACGCAACCATATCCCATTCAGATGCAATCCTCATAACATCGTATAAAGTCACTTTTTCCTCTAGAATCTCAATTTTCCCCTCTGTAACGTCAATATTTTTATCTTCCTCGATTTTCCCCAAACCTCCGGGATTGGCAATTTTTATTGCATTATAAAATTCTATAGTATCTCTATATGTAGTAGCTTTTACAACGTCTTTAAACAAAGACTTTAATTCCTTATGGTAAGGCTTTCCATACAAGATTGTACAATAACCTGCTGATACTGCCAATGGAATAAATAATGTTATTATTCCTAGATGAGTATTGCCACCTTTATGCCATACCTTAACGTCGGAAACAGCTTTCTTAACGAAAAATCCAATATTGGCATCTTTCAATTCTAGCTCTTTAAGTCCTATCTTCATTCCTCTTATAGACGCTTCTCTTATTGAAGGTCCTATGGCGATTGATCCGGCAATGAAATGCTCAAACGTCGTATCTTTGAAATCTCTTAGTCTATGAACATTACCGGGTTTGGGATAACCGCTAACCTCCAGACATGCCGCTAGTTGCGCGGCTCTCATGATATCGTTTGCTCTTTGTATAAGTTCCGGATATAATGAAAATTTTTTAGAAAGCATTCTTATCGGACCATTTATAATTCTAAGTACTTGTCTATGAATCTTTTATACCAGTTTTCATACTCTCTTGGTGTTATTATATGTATTTCGAATGGCGTCGAATCGCCTATCTCTCTACTTATCTCTACTCTCAATTTTATTCTATCATCTACATTTTCAGCCAACCTCGTAATCAATAGAACATCTATATCGCTGTTCGGCCTCATATTACCTTTAATTATGCTCCCAAATAACATCACTCTAGCCTGTTTATCATGCTTCCTAGCTAGAGCTTTTACTTTTTCAATATAAAATCTGGGATTATCATAATATTTTTTCCATTCTTTTAAAGTCTCAAGCTCTAAATCTATTAGCGTTTTTCCAGCCATTCTAACACCTTCAAAACTTTATCTGCAAATTTTAATATCCGTTCTGCTATCTCTTTATCATATTGCCGAGGCAGGTATCTAGATGCTATATATGCCTCTTCTAGAAGATACATCGTTTCAAGATTTTTCTCATAAAATTCTTGGAGACGATTTTCATTGTAAACTTTCATCACACTTCTCATTAGGCGTATAAGGGAGCGTGTTTTAGGATAATCTCCTATTTTCTTGAATAATAGATGCTTAAGGTACAATTGTAAAAATTGTTCTACATGAAATAATACTAAATCGTAGTTGCCTCTTTCAAAATCGGCTTGTGCACTTTCGAGGAATGCTTTAGCTCTTTTTTTCAAAAAATCTGCGTAGCGATTCTCCATCAATTTCTCCTCATTTCCAATTATATAGTTAATTTCTAGTGATATTAAGCTCCGTGCAAATTGACCTCATCAGGCACTCAGAGAGGTCCCTTCTCTTCATTGCTCAATATTTAATTATTCAAAACTGATATTTTTATTATCCGGTGTATACGTGGCAATGCGTTTTGCGGGCATAGGTAGGTATAATGCCTAACTACGATAAACTAGCCTATGAGAAAAGGTATTATCAAGTTTATAAGGAGGGAGCATTATTCTGGGAGGATCCTACGCCTACCCAAGCTCTAGTCGATCTCATTAAAGAGATCAGATTTCTAACAGGTGCTAAAGTTATCGACCTTGGATGCAATTCTATATTCCTAGCTACTAAGTTAAAGGAGAACTTGACTAGGTTAAGGCTAAAACATACGTATCGGCTTTCAATTCTATAACCTATTGCAAGAAGCGAAGTCGGTTTTTGATAAATTGAAATATAACAATTTGGGATTGCGATAACAGATAAATCATTTCTTTTTACGTAATGCTTCTTCTATAGCTTCTCTAATTATATATTGAGACTTATGCAGTATTGTATCTCCTAATTCTGGATCTATTTGCATGCTCGCAAGGCATGGATACGTGTGATGAGCCTTAGCTAACTTATCCCAAAGCCTTTCTCTCGGTTCTACTGGAAAATTCGTAATTTTCTCCGCAATATACCATGTTGAGCCACATGGAGAACCTCTGAGAACTTCTACATGTCGAATTATTTTATTTTCTGCCTTAATTTCTAGTTTTGGCTTTCCAAAATATTTTGCAAATTCATCTATGCATGGATTGCCCGTTTCTTCTAGACTACATAATGGTTTAGGAAATGCGTAAGCGACGCCTATATTATCCAACTCGTCCATTATTTGTCTCTTTAAACCAGGTGGCACCCAATCAGGTTTGTCAATTGCTATTATAGCTGCACTTGCACCAACTTTCTCGGCTATAGTTGGAACTAATGCTTGAAGACTGCTCGGTAATCCAAGTGAAAGTATCAAATCGCATTTAGGAATGTTACCTGGTAGGTATTTCCTTAAAGATTCTGGCTCGTCCAATAATACTCTTATGGGAGGCACATCAGAAAATTCATGTATCCCCCATATCCAGCTCGGGAAACCTCTATTGCATATATTTTCTATAATACGTGTACCATAGTTGTCGTTGCTCATTATGAGGGCAAATATTTTGACCATATTTTATCGCCATAATGAGCATGTAATAATAAATCCAATTAAAATGACTGTCGATAGAATTAAATTATCAAAATCTCTTAGTTTTAACTTCTAACAGTAATATTGTTAGCTCTTACAAATTGCTACTTTCCAAAATTTATTTAATAATATCTATATTTGCAACGCTGATAGAAATGCCGTTTTTAAATTACGTATTTCCTCTCTTCCTAATCTTAAGTCTATAAGCTCAAGCTCCAGCAATCTCGAATTTAAAATTTTTATTGCTAATTTTTTATTCTTTACTTGTATTGGGAATAATTCTGTTAATTCTCGAAATAAGTCAAGGTCAAATTGGGAAAAACAAACGACAAACAGAGAATCTAGGATGTCTTTTAGCCTTTTTTCGCTATCT
Proteins encoded in this window:
- a CDS encoding ATP-binding protein, whose product is MYYLTVVRDEVEEINSIKGWILLYGRRKVGKTFLLKNFVKWDAYITVRRDLSLRTENVEIQKMEDFTNKVGNLLEKDYVVVIDEFQRLPEHILEDLTCFYPKGRLILSGSSLGIVRKFFEPKSPLLGFFTPYKLSLIRPVNIFSTLVKSYDPVKSLELASYMRDPWLIPLYNGEDIVSFIYRYSCKYWQTVKALIGEVFFEEERTLTRTYEAILSLLGSRVWKVKDIVGILYAKRIIKEPSSSYVSGFIKNLMDMDLVEGIKLFKTRRKYYRLKSPIMETFYYLESKYDVSEREVSLDEVKPTLENIIRLEVEDFIADLFACYFKGRREYSLDPEIDFIITLRNKILAVGEVKWGKYSKQDLRKFYIKTENLPGSKIFITKEKEQDFYKDIQVYDAQDLIKLI
- a CDS encoding methyltransferase domain-containing protein; this encodes MSWVREFFDEIYLETYKPFLTEERNKREAELIAKLLDLKRGEKVLDVACGHGRHSILLAKMGYVVTGVDITPLFIEKAKRNAQSAGVDVEFIVSDARELNFVKEFDAAFMVFTSFGYYGLEDDFKILKSISKALKDNGRFLLDIWNPYRTFQKYAEASRNWWVANNILVIEETSYDYLTGFVNSLRKFFKKGVEIGERKFSVKVYMPWEIKNMMLKAGFQDVAFMGGLDGLKFEIGSRRMVILAKK
- a CDS encoding nucleotidyltransferase domain-containing protein, coding for MAGKTLIDLELETLKEWKKYYDNPRFYIEKVKALARKHDKQARVMLFGSIIKGNMRPNSDIDVLLITRLAENVDDRIKLRVEISREIGDSTPFEIHIITPREYENWYKRFIDKYLEL
- a CDS encoding triphosphoribosyl-dephospho-CoA synthase, whose protein sequence is MLSKKFSLYPELIQRANDIMRAAQLAACLEVSGYPKPGNVHRLRDFKDTTFEHFIAGSIAIGPSIREASIRGMKIGLKELELKDANIGFFVKKAVSDVKVWHKGGNTHLGIITLFIPLAVSAGYCTILYGKPYHKELKSLFKDVVKATTYRDTIEFYNAIKIANPGGLGKIEEDKNIDVTEGKIEILEEKVTLYDVMRIASEWDMVAWEFVNDLETVFYVGCPAFEKFYKETGNVNIAIVHTFLKLLSLKPDTLIARKIGLRKTSNIREAVKIGLKEARKYSFKARKILELGGLKTREGKIALKKLDKELTSKNVNPGSTADILATSLFVAIMKGFRP
- a CDS encoding HEPN domain-containing protein; translation: MENRYADFLKKRAKAFLESAQADFERGNYDLVLFHVEQFLQLYLKHLLFKKIGDYPKTRSLIRLMRSVMKVYNENRLQEFYEKNLETMYLLEEAYIASRYLPRQYDKEIAERILKFADKVLKVLEWLEKR